From one Streptomyces sp. R41 genomic stretch:
- a CDS encoding polyamine aminopropyltransferase — protein MIEPHAPAPPGAPPPWGVQGQARLPVRPGIGRFLVLAGVFVCAACGLVYELELVALASYLIGDSVTQASVVLSVMVFAMGIGSLAAKRLRPRAAAGFGAIEAALALVGGCSAMALYAVFAWTGDWGGPWANGSRYLLVAFSLTIGLLIGAEVPLLMELIQRIRRQDPGGAVADLFAADYVGALVGGLAFPFLLLPLLGQLTGALLTGTVNAVAGGALVLGLFRGDLTRRARWVLLIANLVVLGLLASAAVLVDDFERAARHAVYGMDVRVALQTDVQEVVLTGGTHGRPLHLFLDGRLRVSGRDEDRYHEALVHPAMNGPHARVLILGGGDGLAAREVLRYPGVRSVDVVELDAGVVRLARRDPALSALNGHAYDDPRVHVMTSDAFHWLRSAPSTYDVVISDLPDPGITDSTKLYSQEFYGLAHRVLAPDGRLAVHAGPVASRPRVFWTVDRTIRAAGLLTAPYRVGGRDSGFAAGPDRTAGGTSKAPRDWGFILASASRTGVRLSLAPHGPRLRTLTRAGLAADARAASRTRVTAGLPPSTLVHPRYAD, from the coding sequence GTGATCGAACCGCACGCGCCAGCTCCCCCCGGCGCGCCGCCGCCCTGGGGCGTCCAGGGCCAGGCGCGGCTGCCCGTCCGCCCGGGCATCGGGCGGTTCCTCGTCCTCGCCGGAGTATTCGTCTGCGCGGCGTGTGGACTCGTGTACGAACTCGAACTCGTCGCCCTCGCCTCGTACTTGATCGGCGACTCGGTCACCCAGGCCTCCGTCGTGCTCTCGGTCATGGTCTTCGCCATGGGCATCGGCTCCCTCGCGGCGAAGCGGCTGCGCCCCCGCGCCGCGGCCGGTTTCGGCGCGATCGAGGCGGCCCTCGCGCTGGTCGGCGGCTGCAGCGCGATGGCGCTGTACGCGGTGTTCGCGTGGACGGGCGACTGGGGCGGCCCCTGGGCGAACGGATCCCGCTATCTGCTGGTGGCGTTCTCCCTCACCATCGGCCTGCTGATCGGCGCCGAAGTCCCCCTCCTGATGGAGCTGATACAGCGCATCCGCCGCCAGGACCCGGGTGGAGCGGTGGCGGACCTGTTCGCGGCGGACTACGTGGGCGCGCTGGTCGGCGGCCTCGCCTTCCCCTTCCTCCTGCTCCCGCTGCTCGGCCAGCTGACGGGCGCGCTGCTCACCGGAACAGTGAACGCGGTGGCCGGAGGAGCCCTCGTACTCGGCCTGTTCCGCGGGGACTTGACCCGCCGGGCGCGCTGGGTCCTCCTGATCGCCAACCTCGTCGTCCTCGGACTCCTCGCCTCGGCCGCGGTGTTGGTCGACGACTTCGAACGGGCCGCGCGGCACGCGGTGTACGGGATGGACGTGCGGGTCGCGCTCCAGACGGACGTCCAGGAGGTCGTCCTCACCGGCGGCACGCACGGCCGTCCGCTGCACCTCTTCCTCGACGGCCGCCTCCGGGTCAGCGGCCGCGACGAGGACCGCTACCACGAGGCGCTCGTGCACCCCGCGATGAACGGCCCGCACGCGCGCGTGCTCATCCTCGGCGGAGGCGACGGGCTCGCGGCGCGCGAAGTGCTGCGCTACCCCGGGGTGCGCAGTGTCGACGTCGTCGAACTCGACGCGGGGGTGGTGCGGTTGGCGCGCCGCGACCCGGCGCTGTCCGCCCTGAACGGCCACGCGTACGACGACCCGCGCGTGCACGTCATGACCTCGGACGCCTTCCACTGGCTGCGCAGCGCCCCGTCGACGTACGACGTCGTCATCTCGGACCTCCCCGACCCGGGCATCACCGACAGTACGAAGCTGTACTCGCAGGAGTTCTACGGCCTGGCGCACCGTGTCCTCGCCCCCGACGGCCGTCTGGCGGTCCACGCGGGCCCGGTCGCCTCCCGCCCCCGCGTCTTCTGGACGGTGGACAGGACGATCCGGGCGGCCGGCCTCCTCACCGCCCCCTACCGTGTGGGCGGCCGGGACTCCGGCTTCGCGGCGGGTCCCGACCGTACGGCGGGCGGTACGTCGAAGGCCCCCCGGGACTGGGGTTTCATCCTGGCCTCCGCCTCCCGTACGGGCGTGCGACTGAGCCTCGCCCCGCACGGGCCGCGGCTGCGCACACTGACCCGGGCGGGCCTGGCCGCGGACGCGCGGGCGGCCTCCCGAACCCGCGTCACGGCCGGCCTCCCGCCCTCCACCCTGGTGCATCCTCGGTACGCCGACTGA
- the pyrE gene encoding orotate phosphoribosyltransferase: MSDVRGALLQQIKDKAVVHGKVTLSSGKEADYYIDLRRITLDGEAAPLVGRVMLDLTAELDYEAVGGLTLGADPVATSMLHASAARGKTLDAFVVRKVGKAHGLQRRIEGAEVKGRRVLAVEDTSTTGGSVLTAVEALREAGAEVVAVATIVDRDTGAAEAIAEQAGVPYFFAFSKTDLGLD; encoded by the coding sequence ATGAGTGACGTACGCGGCGCGCTGCTGCAGCAGATCAAGGACAAGGCCGTGGTGCACGGCAAGGTGACCCTTTCGTCGGGCAAGGAAGCCGACTACTACATCGACCTTCGCCGGATCACGCTCGACGGTGAGGCCGCCCCGCTGGTCGGTCGGGTCATGCTCGACCTGACCGCCGAGCTCGACTACGAGGCCGTCGGCGGTCTGACCCTGGGAGCCGACCCCGTCGCGACCTCGATGCTGCACGCCTCCGCCGCGCGCGGGAAGACGTTGGACGCCTTTGTCGTGCGCAAGGTCGGCAAGGCCCACGGCCTGCAGCGTCGCATCGAGGGTGCCGAGGTCAAGGGTCGCCGCGTGCTGGCGGTCGAGGACACCTCCACCACCGGTGGCTCGGTGCTGACCGCCGTCGAGGCGCTGCGTGAGGCCGGCGCCGAGGTCGTCGCCGTCGCCACGATCGTGGACCGGGACACGGGCGCTGCCGAGGCGATCGCAGAGCAGGCCGGTGTGCCGTACTTCTTCGCGTTCTCGAAGACCGATCTCGGCCTCGACTGA
- a CDS encoding aldose 1-epimerase — protein MSNEDITLTAGDAEVTVAPANGGRVGSLRVGGVELLRQGEKFGCFPMVPWCGRIREGRFLDGATVQQMPLNSPPHAIHGTARDGAWRTARTTKDEAVITYDLVAPWPHPGRVTQAFTLTEDAFTLTMSVETYESSFPAQIGWHPWFNRNLGGGGEDAHVDFRPAWQEERGDDHLPTGRRIEPQPSPWDDCFGMPDGVDVTLTWPGQLELKVASREEWVVVYDEQEAAVCVEPQTGPPNGLNTHPRLVTPIEPLEATTTWSWRRL, from the coding sequence GTGAGTAACGAAGACATCACGCTGACCGCGGGTGACGCGGAGGTGACCGTGGCGCCGGCCAACGGCGGACGGGTCGGAAGTCTGCGAGTCGGCGGCGTCGAACTGCTACGGCAGGGCGAGAAGTTCGGGTGCTTCCCGATGGTCCCGTGGTGCGGCCGGATCCGCGAAGGACGGTTCCTGGACGGCGCCACCGTCCAGCAGATGCCGCTCAACTCCCCGCCGCACGCCATCCACGGCACCGCCCGCGACGGCGCCTGGCGCACCGCCCGCACCACCAAGGACGAGGCCGTCATCACGTACGACCTCGTCGCCCCCTGGCCCCACCCCGGCCGCGTCACCCAGGCCTTCACCCTGACCGAGGACGCCTTCACGCTCACGATGTCCGTGGAGACGTACGAATCGTCCTTCCCGGCCCAGATCGGCTGGCACCCGTGGTTCAACAGGAATCTGGGGGGAGGCGGTGAGGACGCCCACGTCGACTTCCGGCCCGCCTGGCAGGAGGAGCGCGGCGACGACCACCTGCCCACCGGGCGGCGGATCGAGCCGCAGCCCAGCCCCTGGGACGACTGCTTCGGCATGCCGGACGGCGTCGACGTGACGCTCACCTGGCCCGGGCAGCTCGAGCTGAAGGTCGCCAGCCGCGAGGAGTGGGTCGTCGTGTACGACGAGCAGGAGGCGGCCGTGTGCGTGGAGCCCCAGACCGGGCCGCCCAATGGACTGAACACCCATCCCCGCCTGGTCACCCCCATCGAGCCCCTGGAGGCGACCACGACCTGGAGCTGGCGGCGCCTCTAA
- a CDS encoding MFS transporter — MAAPPQERPGEKQPAVRISTPKGKWILLTTVLGSSMAMLDSTVVNVALPTIGRDLDAGLAALQWTVNAYMLTLAGLILLGGSLGDRFGRRKVFVLGVVWFAAASLLCGLAPNVGVLIAARALQGIGGALLTPGSLALIQASFHPDDRARAVGLWSGFGGVGAAVGPFLGGWLVDGPGWRWVFLLNIPVALVCAPIALRHVPESSDERAHRGFDVLGAVLGALALALVTYALIEARSGSVFVAVAAVAGVAAGIAFVYVERRRPDPMMPPDIFASRQFTAVNLVTLCVYAAFGGFFFLTALQLQVVAGYSALQAGTALLPTTVLMLLFSARSGELAQRIGPRIPLTVGPLLCAAAMLLMLRVGKDASYLADVLPALLVMGLGMVTLVAPLTATVLASVDTARAGLASGINNAAARAAGLLAVAALPLLAGMGPEAYRSADAFNAAFRRAMPLCAGVLVIGAALAFATVRRPAPGCRRPQCLTHGCVTSPPLEPQRAAAPPGSASATASSAGPAS; from the coding sequence ATGGCTGCCCCTCCGCAGGAGAGACCGGGAGAGAAACAACCGGCCGTACGGATCTCCACCCCCAAGGGCAAATGGATCCTGCTGACCACCGTGCTCGGCTCCAGCATGGCCATGCTGGACTCGACGGTCGTCAACGTCGCGCTGCCGACCATCGGCCGTGACCTGGACGCGGGCCTCGCCGCCCTCCAGTGGACCGTCAACGCGTACATGCTGACGCTGGCCGGGCTGATCCTGCTGGGCGGGTCGCTCGGGGACCGCTTCGGACGGCGCAAGGTCTTCGTCCTGGGCGTGGTGTGGTTCGCCGCCGCCTCCCTGCTGTGCGGTCTCGCGCCGAACGTGGGCGTGCTGATCGCCGCCCGCGCCCTGCAGGGGATCGGGGGCGCTCTGCTCACCCCCGGTTCGCTCGCGCTCATCCAGGCCTCCTTCCATCCGGACGACCGGGCCCGGGCCGTCGGCCTGTGGTCGGGCTTCGGGGGCGTCGGCGCGGCGGTCGGCCCGTTCCTCGGCGGTTGGCTGGTGGACGGGCCCGGCTGGCGCTGGGTCTTCCTGCTGAACATCCCGGTGGCGCTGGTGTGCGCCCCGATCGCGCTGCGCCACGTCCCCGAGTCGTCCGACGAGCGCGCGCACCGCGGCTTCGACGTCCTCGGCGCCGTGCTCGGCGCACTCGCGCTGGCCCTGGTGACGTACGCCCTGATCGAGGCCCGCAGCGGCTCGGTGTTCGTCGCCGTGGCGGCGGTCGCGGGCGTGGCCGCGGGGATCGCCTTCGTGTACGTCGAGCGGCGCCGGCCCGACCCGATGATGCCGCCCGACATCTTCGCCTCGCGCCAGTTCACGGCCGTCAATCTCGTCACCCTGTGCGTCTACGCGGCCTTCGGCGGCTTCTTCTTCCTGACCGCGCTCCAGCTCCAGGTCGTGGCGGGCTACTCGGCTCTCCAGGCCGGTACGGCGCTGCTGCCGACCACCGTCCTGATGCTGCTGTTCTCGGCGCGCTCGGGGGAGCTCGCCCAGCGCATCGGGCCGCGCATCCCGCTCACCGTGGGTCCGCTGCTGTGCGCGGCGGCCATGCTGCTGATGCTCCGCGTCGGCAAGGACGCGTCGTACCTCGCCGATGTGCTGCCCGCGCTGCTCGTGATGGGCCTGGGCATGGTCACCCTGGTCGCGCCGCTGACCGCCACCGTCCTCGCCTCCGTGGACACCGCGCGGGCGGGCCTGGCCAGCGGCATCAACAACGCGGCGGCCCGCGCGGCCGGGCTCCTCGCCGTGGCCGCGCTGCCGCTGCTCGCCGGGATGGGCCCGGAGGCCTACCGCTCGGCGGACGCCTTCAACGCGGCCTTCCGGCGGGCGATGCCGCTGTGCGCGGGCGTGCTCGTCATCGGGGCGGCACTGGCTTTCGCGACCGTACGCCGCCCGGCGCCCGGCTGCCGGCGCCCCCAGTGCCTTACGCACGGGTGCGTGACATCACCTCCGCTGGAGCCGCAGCGCGCGGCCGCGCCTCCGGGCTCGGCATCGGCTACGGCTTCCAGCGCCGGTCCAGCTTCGTGA
- a CDS encoding pyridoxal phosphate-dependent aminotransferase yields the protein MTGMTSSARPFLNRRLAEFGTTIFAEMSALALSTGSINLGQGFPDTDGPEEIREAAVRALRDGRGNQYPPGPGIPELRTAIAAHQERRYGQSYDPDTEVLVTAGATEAIAATLLALLEPGDEVIAFEPYYDSYAACIAMAGGTRVPVTLRPHEGSFRLDLDELRDAVTDNTRLLLINTPHNPTGTVLTREELTEIARLAVERDLLVVTDEVYEHLVFDDAEHLPLATFPGMRERTVTIGSAGKTFSFTGWKVGWVTAPPALVSAVRSAKQFLTYVSSGPFQYAVAEALALPDTYFEAFRADMLAKRDVLAAGLTEAGFEVFRPQGTYFITTDIRPLGESDGFAFCRALPERAGVVAIPNAVFYDHREAGAPFVRFAFCKQTEVLQEAAKRLKAAW from the coding sequence ATGACCGGCATGACCTCCAGCGCACGCCCCTTCCTCAACCGCCGGCTCGCCGAGTTCGGGACGACGATCTTCGCCGAGATGTCGGCCCTCGCGTTGAGCACCGGCTCGATCAACCTCGGTCAGGGCTTCCCCGACACCGACGGTCCCGAGGAGATCCGGGAAGCGGCCGTGCGGGCGTTGCGCGACGGGCGCGGCAACCAGTACCCGCCGGGCCCGGGCATCCCCGAGCTGCGCACCGCGATCGCCGCGCACCAGGAGCGCCGGTACGGGCAGTCGTACGACCCCGACACCGAGGTCCTGGTCACGGCGGGCGCCACCGAGGCCATCGCCGCCACCCTGCTCGCGCTGCTGGAGCCCGGCGACGAGGTGATCGCCTTCGAGCCGTACTACGACTCGTACGCGGCCTGCATCGCGATGGCGGGCGGCACCCGGGTCCCGGTCACCCTGCGACCGCACGAGGGCAGCTTCCGGCTCGACCTCGACGAGCTGCGCGACGCCGTCACCGACAACACCCGGCTGCTGCTGATCAACACCCCACACAACCCGACCGGCACCGTGCTCACCCGCGAGGAGCTCACCGAGATCGCGAGGCTCGCTGTGGAGCGTGACCTCCTTGTGGTCACGGACGAGGTCTACGAGCACCTCGTCTTCGACGATGCCGAGCACCTGCCGCTGGCCACGTTCCCGGGGATGCGCGAGCGGACGGTCACCATCGGGAGCGCGGGGAAGACCTTCTCGTTCACCGGCTGGAAGGTGGGCTGGGTGACCGCGCCGCCCGCCCTGGTCAGCGCCGTACGGTCGGCGAAGCAGTTCCTGACGTATGTGTCGTCGGGGCCGTTCCAGTACGCCGTGGCCGAGGCGCTCGCGCTGCCGGACACCTACTTCGAGGCGTTCCGCGCCGACATGCTGGCCAAGCGCGACGTGCTGGCGGCGGGGCTGACGGAGGCCGGGTTCGAGGTCTTCCGCCCGCAGGGCACGTACTTCATCACCACCGACATCCGGCCGCTCGGCGAGTCCGACGGCTTCGCCTTCTGCCGCGCCCTGCCGGAGCGCGCCGGTGTCGTCGCCATCCCGAACGCCGTCTTCTACGACCACCGGGAGGCGGGCGCGCCCTTCGTGCGGTTCGCGTTCTGCAAGCAGACGGAGGTGCTTCAGGAGGCGGCGAAGCGGCTCAAGGCGGCGTGGTAG
- the fbaA gene encoding class II fructose-bisphosphate aldolase, which yields MPIATPEVYNEMLDRAKAGKFAYPAINVTSSQTLHAALRGFAEAESDGIIQISTGGAEFLGGQYNKDMVTGAVALAEFAHIVAAKYDITVALHTDHCPKDKLDGYVRPLLDISAERVAKGENPLFQSHMWDGSAETLADNLAIGQELLAKAVAAKIILEVEITPTGGEEDGVSHEINDELYTTVDDALRTAEALGLGDKGRYLLAASFGNVHGVYKPGNVVLRPELLKDLQAGVAAKYGKANPFDFVFHGGSGSTAEEIATALENGVVKMNLDTDTQYAFTRPVADHMFRNYDGVLKVDGEVGSKKTYDPRTWGKLAEAGMAKRVTEACAALRSTGTKLK from the coding sequence ATGCCCATCGCAACCCCCGAGGTCTACAACGAGATGCTCGACCGGGCGAAGGCAGGCAAGTTCGCCTACCCGGCCATCAACGTGACCTCGTCCCAGACCCTGCACGCTGCTCTGCGCGGCTTCGCGGAGGCCGAGAGCGACGGCATCATCCAGATCTCCACCGGTGGTGCGGAGTTCCTGGGCGGCCAGTACAACAAGGACATGGTCACCGGCGCCGTCGCGCTCGCGGAGTTCGCGCACATCGTCGCCGCGAAGTACGACATCACCGTCGCGCTGCACACCGACCACTGCCCGAAGGACAAGCTGGACGGCTACGTACGCCCGCTGCTCGACATCTCCGCCGAGCGCGTCGCCAAGGGCGAGAACCCGCTGTTCCAGTCGCACATGTGGGACGGCTCCGCCGAGACCCTCGCGGACAACCTGGCCATCGGCCAGGAACTGCTCGCGAAGGCCGTCGCCGCGAAGATCATCCTCGAGGTCGAGATCACCCCGACCGGTGGCGAGGAGGACGGCGTCAGCCACGAGATCAACGACGAGCTGTACACGACCGTCGATGACGCGTTGCGCACCGCCGAGGCCCTCGGCCTGGGCGACAAGGGCCGCTACCTGCTCGCCGCCTCCTTCGGCAACGTGCACGGCGTCTACAAGCCGGGCAACGTCGTGCTCCGCCCCGAGCTCCTCAAGGACCTCCAGGCGGGCGTCGCCGCCAAGTACGGCAAGGCGAACCCGTTCGACTTCGTCTTCCACGGCGGCTCCGGCTCCACGGCCGAGGAGATCGCCACGGCGCTGGAGAACGGCGTCGTGAAGATGAACCTCGACACCGACACCCAGTACGCCTTCACGCGCCCGGTCGCGGACCACATGTTCCGCAACTACGACGGTGTCCTGAAGGTCGACGGCGAGGTCGGCTCCAAGAAGACCTACGACCCGCGCACCTGGGGCAAGCTCGCCGAGGCCGGCATGGCCAAGCGTGTGACCGAGGCCTGCGCCGCGCTGCGTTCCACGGGCACCAAGCTCAAGTAG
- a CDS encoding DUF2617 family protein, whose amino-acid sequence MLTTLKTSYTDTRAADLAWTLGREPLPALATLDIELAGSKLQLRLLGASHQVLLEEERGSCSETVACIPGSSTPLPLGVAKRVGDWEYEFAARVEVLSPGSFAGRAQELLALVSDHPNGLAGVFPGSPHAFTALLAQRHEGQVHWRTWHAYPQDGQLVATRTRVGVRVTAAL is encoded by the coding sequence ATGCTCACGACCCTGAAAACCTCGTACACCGACACGCGCGCGGCCGATCTCGCCTGGACCCTGGGCCGCGAACCGCTGCCGGCCCTCGCGACGCTCGACATCGAACTCGCCGGGTCGAAACTCCAGTTGAGACTCCTCGGCGCGTCCCACCAGGTGCTCCTCGAGGAGGAGCGGGGCAGCTGCTCGGAGACCGTCGCGTGCATCCCCGGCAGCAGCACGCCCCTCCCGCTCGGCGTGGCGAAGCGGGTCGGCGACTGGGAGTACGAGTTCGCGGCCCGCGTCGAAGTGCTGTCCCCCGGCTCCTTCGCGGGCCGCGCCCAGGAGTTGCTGGCCCTGGTCTCCGACCACCCCAACGGCCTGGCAGGCGTCTTCCCCGGCAGCCCCCACGCCTTCACCGCACTCCTGGCCCAGCGCCACGAGGGCCAGGTCCACTGGCGCACGTGGCACGCGTACCCGCAGGACGGGCAGTTGGTGGCGACGAGGACGAGGGTGGGGGTTCGGGTGACGGCGGCGCTGTGA
- a CDS encoding SRPBCC domain-containing protein: MEHEVFVPVPAERLRKALADPVRVARAIPGLQQDAGTPPVSGRLKIRVGGHTITYRGALQVTAQDDGTYAVEGDATEARGTGSVKLALAVHLRPTDGGTTLTFTGTASGDGRVAELPPDAVSSAGVRLLSRFAENLGAAGEGEPQPGAVAEPAAETEPEPGAVAPPESGAVAPSEAGAVARSESESESGAEPGPGAVVEPESRDEPGPDAVAEPEASAESEASAESESESDSVFDAEVPPPSLDPLVDDELVEEEFVVEAGEPGGEDDMAEAAHARRTMIGRSAEEVDHAPPRGRYAPVPPPQATAARDTLRWAAPAAALALASAIALTRALRKRR, encoded by the coding sequence ATGGAGCATGAGGTGTTCGTTCCGGTTCCCGCCGAGCGGTTGAGGAAGGCGCTGGCCGATCCCGTGCGGGTGGCCCGCGCGATTCCCGGCCTCCAGCAGGACGCGGGGACGCCGCCCGTCTCCGGACGCCTGAAAATCCGCGTCGGCGGCCACACGATCACCTATCGCGGGGCGCTCCAGGTCACCGCCCAGGACGACGGCACCTACGCCGTCGAGGGCGACGCGACAGAGGCCCGCGGCACCGGCTCCGTAAAACTCGCCCTCGCCGTGCACCTGCGCCCCACCGACGGCGGCACGACCCTCACCTTCACCGGCACAGCCTCCGGCGACGGCCGCGTGGCGGAACTCCCGCCGGACGCGGTGTCCTCGGCGGGAGTACGACTCCTGAGCCGCTTCGCGGAGAACTTGGGGGCGGCGGGCGAAGGGGAGCCGCAGCCGGGTGCGGTGGCGGAGCCCGCGGCCGAGACCGAGCCTGAGCCCGGCGCGGTGGCTCCGCCCGAGTCGGGTGCGGTGGCTCCGTCCGAGGCCGGTGCGGTGGCTCGGTCCGAGTCCGAGTCCGAGTCCGGCGCTGAGCCTGGGCCGGGTGCGGTGGTGGAGCCCGAGTCTCGGGATGAGCCTGGGCCGGATGCGGTGGCGGAGCCCGAGGCTTCGGCTGAATCCGAGGCTTCGGCCGAGTCCGAGTCCGAGTCCGATTCTGTCTTCGACGCCGAGGTTCCGCCTCCCTCGCTCGATCCGCTGGTGGACGACGAGCTCGTGGAGGAGGAGTTCGTGGTGGAGGCGGGTGAGCCGGGCGGGGAGGATGACATGGCCGAGGCGGCGCACGCGCGGCGGACGATGATCGGTCGCAGCGCGGAGGAGGTGGACCACGCTCCGCCTCGCGGCCGCTACGCCCCCGTCCCGCCGCCGCAGGCGACCGCCGCCCGCGACACCCTCCGCTGGGCGGCTCCCGCCGCGGCCCTGGCCCTGGCCTCGGCAATCGCGCTGACCCGGGCCCTGCGCAAACGCCGCTGA